A genomic window from Lotus japonicus ecotype B-129 chromosome 1, LjGifu_v1.2 includes:
- the LOC130719068 gene encoding uncharacterized protein LOC130719068, protein MEPTALAPGLAPVAGAAPLESGGGTFGISFRDIVAGQQSPVKMRPIVDLIANKLVRVELDNWDRLCSRVYVADSIVKKLSGHLKEALLVRILGKNLGYNLIKQKLQPQGIFDLIDLDHGFYMVKFDSFREREKILQGGSWMIFDRYIAVSQWNPDFVSSLDAAGTTLVWVRVPGLNLTFYDESFLLALATAIGTPIKVDSNTIKAVWGKYARVCIEIELSLPVVGKVQANKRNGEQAAEPQATTACPSTAAEAHVNPKSKVMADDVSPSAQVGPNDKVKHGDWLVVKRKKSKAINVKHSGSDNKGNIGGGNNNG, encoded by the exons ATGGAGCCCACTGCTTTGGCACCGGGTTTGGCTCCGGTGGCAGGAGCGGCACCACTAGAGTCGGGTGGAGGAACGTTTGGTATCTCCTTTCGTGACATCGTCGCCGGACAGCAATCCCCAGTGAAGATGAGGCCAATAGTGGATCTGATTGCCAACAAGTTGGTACGCGTGGAGCTGGACAATTGGGATAGGCTTTGTTCTAGAGTCTATGTTGCAGACTCCATTGTGAAGAAGTTGAGCGGTCACCTCAAGGAAGCGCTTTTAGTCAGAATTCTTGGCAAGAATTTAGGCTATAATCTCATCAAACAAAAACTACAGCCCCAGGGCATTTTTGACCTCATTGACTTGGACCATGGGTTCTATATGGTCAAGTTTGACAGTTTTAGGGAAAGGGAGAAGATCCTGCAAGGTGGGTCGTGGATGATCTTTGACCGGTACATTGCTGTGAGTCAATGGAACCCGGATTTTGTCTCCTCCCTCGATGCAGCCGGGACGACGCTTGTCTGGGTTAGGGTCCCGGGACTCAACCTTACTTTCTATGACGAGAGTTTCTTACTGGCTCTAGCTACTGCAATTGGCACACCGATTAAGGTTGATTCCAACACGATCAAAGCAGTATGGGGCAAGTACGCTCGAGTCTGCATAGAGATTGAGCTTAGCTTGCCGGTGGTGGGCAAG GTTCAGGCTAATAAACGGAATGGGGAGCAGGCGGCAGAGCCTCAGGCGACGACAGCTTGCCCCTCGACGGCTGCTGAAGCACACGTGAACCCTAAGAGCAAGGTGATGGCTGATGACGTCAGCCCTTCTGCACAAGTGGGACCCAACGACAAAGTTAAGCATGGTGATTGGCTGGTGGTTAAACGGAAGAAATCCAAGGCCATCAATGTTAAACATTCGGGATCCGATAATAAGGGCAACATTGGTGGAGGAAATAACAACGgataa